A region of Natribaculum luteum DNA encodes the following proteins:
- a CDS encoding DUF4129 domain-containing protein, which translates to MNRSVGSRSGDGDTSEQSETQNADSEEESSRDQVANSDEGGTNPLNISLDPEPVPGRTITVTVTADGEPAAGVEILFNKNVIDETDNRGQIEAEVPYTEILNVTARRDPETSRETNSHRSIREPINTMQYSAQTDRIQNREFRQMGQGAAPSTQTSIQDRSTIEQNSDKTTRRYNLSSTISVSLPQDSIPGSEMKVHAHIDGVPVTNGRVQVDGKTARTDENGTAMITVPFQRNTSVIVEKGTLIGNESILVSKDLNINIDERAYAGTATEVRVTVANSPVTNASVRVANSSTITDSNGRANITFPFKNETTVIAKRGEFSAERQVTTMTDANLTVDSRVIPGLEVTATITNGGKPVEGVDVMFANKEYTTTGDDGQATFRLLQATTHGMVVAERGTIRATAGPYNLWLYWLLYGIGVSLLGLAVVIRYRSVSKIRYTIGHIGENIQRLPFYMVGSVTNIYIRLIEYTTAAVRNLRQLINRGQHWLVAAKRDLTGTLFRAQLAILRRLVSAGRWLLEISTIIRDPASWMAIATWIADLPGRIRQALRQRHVGDGNSTAETVSTGAVDKLLDEETEVSVENVQLIFDAWEELEIAAGRQPEWTPTEVAEQASEKGYPSNSVKKLAHAFRKLRYGDHKATPEMTDTASHIVDALNGDDTND; encoded by the coding sequence ATGAATAGAAGTGTTGGATCAAGAAGCGGGGACGGAGATACCTCTGAGCAATCAGAGACACAAAATGCGGACAGCGAAGAGGAATCAAGCCGAGATCAGGTGGCCAATAGCGACGAAGGAGGAACGAACCCGCTTAACATTAGTCTCGATCCAGAACCAGTTCCAGGTAGAACAATTACAGTCACCGTTACTGCCGATGGAGAGCCAGCTGCCGGCGTGGAGATTCTGTTCAACAAAAATGTAATTGATGAGACGGACAATCGTGGGCAGATAGAAGCTGAGGTCCCATACACGGAGATTCTTAACGTAACAGCCCGTCGTGATCCAGAAACCAGTAGAGAAACAAACTCTCACCGCAGTATCCGTGAGCCGATTAATACCATGCAGTATAGTGCTCAAACCGATAGGATTCAAAATCGTGAATTTCGGCAGATGGGGCAAGGAGCGGCTCCATCCACCCAAACGTCAATTCAGGATAGGAGCACGATAGAACAGAACTCGGACAAAACGACTCGCCGGTACAATCTCTCGTCAACCATCTCGGTGTCACTGCCACAGGATTCCATTCCTGGCTCGGAGATGAAGGTGCATGCACACATCGATGGTGTGCCCGTAACTAATGGTCGTGTACAGGTCGATGGTAAAACGGCTAGGACCGACGAGAACGGGACAGCAATGATCACTGTGCCGTTCCAGCGTAACACATCTGTTATCGTTGAGAAAGGTACCCTAATAGGAAACGAGTCGATACTCGTCTCAAAGGATCTTAATATCAATATCGATGAGAGAGCCTACGCTGGGACCGCCACTGAGGTTCGTGTTACAGTTGCTAATTCTCCAGTGACGAATGCATCTGTTCGAGTTGCCAACTCATCGACAATAACTGATAGTAATGGCAGGGCGAATATTACTTTCCCATTTAAGAATGAAACAACAGTTATTGCAAAACGAGGGGAATTTTCAGCCGAAAGGCAGGTGACGACTATGACTGATGCTAATCTCACAGTCGATAGCCGCGTTATACCCGGACTTGAGGTCACTGCCACCATTACAAACGGTGGAAAACCAGTCGAAGGCGTCGACGTTATGTTCGCAAATAAGGAGTACACCACAACGGGGGATGATGGACAAGCAACGTTCCGTCTGCTGCAAGCGACGACCCATGGAATGGTCGTAGCCGAGCGGGGTACAATACGGGCGACTGCCGGGCCGTATAATCTCTGGCTGTACTGGCTCTTATACGGAATCGGGGTTTCACTCCTTGGTTTGGCCGTTGTCATCCGCTATCGGTCAGTCAGTAAGATTCGGTATACTATTGGTCACATCGGTGAGAATATTCAACGGCTTCCCTTCTATATGGTGGGGTCTGTAACAAACATATATATTAGATTGATAGAATATACAACCGCGGCCGTACGTAATCTCCGACAGCTAATCAACCGCGGCCAGCACTGGTTAGTGGCCGCGAAACGGGACCTAACTGGTACGCTCTTCCGTGCGCAATTGGCTATCCTGCGTCGGTTAGTGTCGGCTGGCCGCTGGCTCCTTGAGATCTCTACAATCATCCGTGATCCAGCGTCGTGGATGGCTATCGCGACTTGGATTGCAGACCTTCCAGGACGTATAAGACAAGCGTTGCGACAGCGGCATGTCGGTGACGGAAACTCAACGGCGGAGACAGTCTCTACTGGAGCGGTTGACAAGCTACTAGATGAAGAAACAGAGGTGTCTGTCGAAAATGTACAGTTGATCTTCGATGCATGGGAAGAACTAGAGATAGCCGCCGGTCGGCAACCAGAGTGGACGCCAACTGAGGTCGCCGAACAAGCGTCCGAGAAAGGATATCCATCAAACTCGGTCAAAAAACTGGCACATGCCTTTCGTAAACTCCGATACGGAGACCACAAAGCAACTCCCGAAATGACTGACACCGCCTCACACATCGTTGACGCGTTAAATGGAGATGATACCAATGACTGA
- a CDS encoding DUF7568 family protein, producing the protein MGKRQDFSRGLSRCFRCNLAFSNPDTRSSRRSARRGGQEIMRDDVLVGEKSADGPKVERWFDCPDCGYEAPSRIIYGAER; encoded by the coding sequence GTGGGTAAGAGACAGGACTTCAGTCGTGGGCTTTCGCGCTGCTTCCGCTGTAACCTTGCCTTTTCGAATCCTGACACACGGAGTAGCCGACGGTCGGCCAGAAGAGGAGGACAAGAGATCATGCGCGACGACGTCCTCGTCGGTGAGAAATCAGCAGACGGGCCGAAAGTAGAGCGCTGGTTCGATTGCCCCGACTGCGGCTACGAAGCTCCATCGCGCATCATCTACGGTGCCGAGCGTTGA
- a CDS encoding DUF58 domain-containing protein codes for MNVKITVTNTGTRVISDLRIIDGVPPELGINSGSPRAGMLLQPGESETFEYTVTARQGTYEFRPITTISYIPSGTVARRDDHNIETILKCKRPINTRPPGTQTSKLVGQVLTESGGSGAAFHSVREYRSSDTLNRINWRRYAQTGELSTVKYHQEKAATIHLLIDTRSIAFRQASVEQPTAVELSVYAAEQHFAVLSDANHHVGVGFYSHDVLAVAPASGTDHTVKAKAAFEEHEALQPIKPAITDRQNSTPDNADPTDNPFVTDSVRPDFEIWDKTKTDEIRTLLSSLPDYGQCIVFTPLLDDEPGSLVKTLSAHGYGVSVVSPDITDRESPGAKMSSQHRQIRIRTLREESVAVVDWDTSDPLSAALMEDL; via the coding sequence GTGAACGTGAAAATCACTGTGACAAACACAGGAACAAGGGTAATATCCGACCTAAGAATTATTGATGGCGTGCCACCGGAGCTCGGTATTAACAGTGGCTCACCCCGCGCCGGTATGTTGCTCCAGCCAGGGGAAAGTGAGACATTCGAATACACGGTCACAGCTCGTCAAGGAACATACGAGTTCAGGCCGATAACGACGATTTCGTATATACCAAGCGGGACCGTTGCTCGGCGTGACGATCACAATATTGAAACGATACTCAAATGCAAGCGACCGATCAATACTAGACCGCCAGGAACACAGACTTCAAAACTAGTTGGACAAGTCCTGACGGAAAGCGGTGGGAGCGGAGCGGCGTTTCATTCTGTTCGCGAGTATCGTTCATCGGACACGTTGAACCGGATTAACTGGCGGCGCTACGCTCAAACGGGCGAACTCTCAACGGTCAAATACCATCAAGAGAAGGCTGCGACCATTCACCTCCTGATCGATACGCGGTCGATCGCATTCCGACAGGCATCGGTTGAACAGCCAACTGCAGTCGAGCTAAGCGTGTATGCAGCCGAACAGCACTTCGCTGTCCTCTCGGATGCTAACCATCATGTCGGCGTCGGGTTCTATTCACATGATGTTTTGGCAGTAGCACCTGCTTCAGGAACGGATCACACTGTCAAAGCGAAAGCAGCGTTTGAAGAACACGAGGCGTTACAGCCAATCAAACCAGCGATCACAGACAGACAAAATTCGACACCAGATAACGCTGATCCGACTGATAACCCGTTCGTGACAGATTCAGTCCGCCCAGATTTCGAGATCTGGGACAAGACAAAGACAGACGAGATCAGAACGCTGCTATCATCGCTTCCAGACTATGGACAGTGTATCGTATTCACACCGCTGCTCGACGACGAGCCTGGAAGTCTCGTCAAAACGCTTAGTGCTCACGGTTACGGAGTGTCGGTTGTTTCGCCGGATATCACAGACCGTGAGAGCCCAGGTGCGAAGATGAGTTCACAGCATAGACAAATCCGGATCCGAACGTTGCGGGAGGAAAGCGTCGCTGTTGTCGACTGGGACACCAGTGATCCGCTTTCAGCGGCTCTCATGGAGGATTTGTGA
- a CDS encoding winged helix-turn-helix domain-containing protein: protein MTETWDDVNEQVKADWKEETTPFERVYEIVEQTHDGQSAAEIANRALVSEPTARRHCKTLVNTGFAETEQDGQTTLYKRNSDRVLMSRIRELREEVTRPELLDSIQEMKAEIRRYEDRYGVVSPEELAQQLEAGETEGWDDLTAWRTTRQNLAVAQAALAYDEASHQLAV from the coding sequence ATGACCGAGACGTGGGACGACGTCAACGAGCAGGTCAAAGCGGACTGGAAAGAGGAGACTACGCCATTCGAGCGGGTATACGAAATCGTCGAACAGACCCACGATGGGCAGTCGGCGGCCGAGATCGCCAATCGAGCGCTCGTGAGCGAGCCGACGGCGCGCCGACACTGCAAGACGCTCGTGAACACCGGGTTCGCCGAGACGGAACAGGACGGCCAAACGACGCTGTACAAGCGAAACAGCGACCGGGTTTTGATGTCCCGGATCCGAGAACTGCGTGAGGAGGTCACTCGGCCGGAGTTGCTTGACAGTATCCAGGAGATGAAGGCCGAGATCCGGCGCTACGAGGACCGTTACGGCGTGGTGTCCCCGGAAGAACTCGCTCAGCAACTTGAGGCCGGCGAGACGGAGGGCTGGGACGACCTGACGGCGTGGCGCACGACCCGGCAGAATCTCGCCGTCGCGCAAGCCGCACTTGCCTACGACGAGGCCAGCCACCAGCTCGCTGTATGA
- a CDS encoding DUF7567 family protein encodes MSLEVLDRHGEALFEFLWWPVCGHEIFSHIPFEGVFYKNCSTQVELQESRETRGYEEAVLARFDIATTWKLHVDEKLRHDLPDGSARVKVLGAPDTYEVDWWSPEPGEDWGPIERGEFDDVEEAEELSHLA; translated from the coding sequence ATGAGTCTCGAAGTACTCGACCGACACGGTGAGGCACTGTTCGAGTTCCTCTGGTGGCCCGTCTGCGGGCACGAGATATTCAGCCACATTCCCTTCGAGGGAGTGTTCTACAAGAACTGCAGCACGCAGGTCGAACTCCAAGAATCCCGAGAAACACGCGGGTACGAGGAGGCTGTGCTCGCCCGCTTCGACATCGCCACGACTTGGAAACTCCACGTCGACGAGAAGCTGCGTCACGATCTTCCGGATGGTTCGGCGCGAGTGAAGGTTCTTGGCGCACCGGACACCTACGAGGTCGATTGGTGGAGTCCGGAGCCGGGTGAGGACTGGGGGCCGATCGAGCGTGGCGAGTTCGACGACGTGGAGGAAGCAGAAGAACTGTCACATCTGGCATAA
- a CDS encoding DUF7269 family protein, which produces MTEQNSVFLLLILAFIVVALIQIRWFVYGEDIDTTEDDEDSQQIKGTETADDDEEPQRNKHAEATRSDDKSSPTADNVDGESPESSHWVSIGLLVTGIMLMGIGVAIWIRPGIVPLELASWAEQARQSRNIPFYVLGGLVAALVFVIVMLTSWNGTKQVIEDVSPPEEVHRQSQTKAGHDIDHQLMKLGSDDLEWQSSENDMRAYLRELVVESLVTHNGWKREHAEKVVKHGEWTDQKDIAAFVGGADTPDMPIRYKLLDWVSAEPSVKRRAVRTIQELDNVTERDNV; this is translated from the coding sequence ATGACTGAACAGAACTCAGTGTTTCTGTTGCTTATATTAGCGTTCATCGTAGTCGCTCTGATTCAGATACGATGGTTTGTCTACGGTGAAGACATTGACACTACCGAAGATGACGAAGACTCACAGCAGATCAAGGGCACTGAAACTGCCGACGATGACGAAGAACCACAGCGGAATAAGCATGCTGAGGCCACCCGATCTGATGATAAATCCAGCCCAACGGCCGACAACGTTGACGGCGAATCTCCAGAGTCGTCACATTGGGTGTCTATCGGGCTACTTGTCACTGGGATCATGCTCATGGGCATTGGGGTCGCAATCTGGATTCGGCCAGGTATAGTTCCCCTAGAACTCGCTAGCTGGGCTGAGCAGGCCAGACAGTCAAGAAATATACCGTTTTACGTTCTCGGAGGGCTCGTAGCTGCACTCGTTTTTGTTATTGTTATGCTTACTTCTTGGAATGGAACAAAACAGGTTATTGAGGATGTCTCACCACCGGAGGAAGTTCATCGTCAGTCTCAGACAAAGGCCGGTCACGATATTGATCACCAACTAATGAAATTGGGCAGTGATGATCTTGAGTGGCAGAGCTCAGAGAACGATATGCGCGCATATCTACGCGAACTGGTCGTGGAAAGTCTCGTGACACATAATGGTTGGAAACGGGAACATGCTGAGAAGGTTGTCAAGCACGGTGAATGGACCGATCAAAAGGATATCGCAGCATTTGTCGGGGGAGCAGACACACCAGACATGCCAATCCGGTACAAGCTGCTTGACTGGGTGAGCGCAGAACCCTCAGTCAAACGACGAGCCGTGCGCACTATTCAGGAACTTGATAATGTAACAGAGCGTGATAACGTATGA
- a CDS encoding DUF7519 family protein: MRSEHITLPVTSVATATLIGIVTTAVILLTVHPTMVSGGLAAIAAVGGGFVLAGGLVALEKQTPIGVSTGGIATFVGTLLIVASIAVTSFNTPPIAAVAAGFAISGVATLAFVAVGYTDPSLFRIHSKLLVQVAITPLILGLVLLNSPSLSLNAATSAITSTHSAYLRTISKEGMQVSASITLIHLFAVYLLIYATSSQFKQLDLISYSQQRRVSRLGLKAIFIIGFVALGPPLIYVISRLSMFSGSETVLSGIPSILELQPLFFGAEAVLLTLLCLSFVLRIIRWARLEQAVTLVSYLVVPFILTISVTTTFTLAPNELVLNRFLVHVPGYNGFSMEQLIGIAALSSGLIFVLLSVALTTLWLSTGVIYRLESRGVPATTSAGLFLGAALLGFTGAWPPVVACCLIGSILTWDILENGVTLGEQLNGRFNAIQNELAHGLASGAVGGLAVVIALGTYSITVSLQSGKAPSLLILSPLLFAGVTFALALRYI; the protein is encoded by the coding sequence ATGAGAAGCGAGCATATTACCCTTCCAGTGACTAGTGTCGCGACTGCGACGCTGATTGGAATCGTGACCACCGCGGTGATACTACTGACAGTACATCCAACTATGGTTAGCGGTGGCCTCGCGGCCATCGCTGCTGTTGGTGGCGGATTTGTCCTTGCAGGAGGCCTTGTTGCACTGGAGAAACAGACGCCGATCGGGGTGTCAACTGGCGGAATAGCTACTTTCGTTGGAACTCTCTTAATTGTCGCATCCATTGCTGTCACAAGTTTCAATACACCTCCAATTGCGGCAGTAGCCGCTGGTTTCGCTATCTCTGGCGTTGCCACACTTGCATTTGTCGCAGTGGGATATACTGATCCCTCATTATTCAGGATTCATAGCAAGTTGCTTGTACAAGTAGCAATCACCCCATTGATTCTGGGGCTTGTTCTACTAAACTCTCCCTCCTTGTCTCTGAATGCGGCCACCAGTGCCATTACTAGCACCCATTCAGCATATTTGAGAACCATCTCAAAGGAGGGAATGCAAGTTTCCGCTTCCATCACTCTGATTCATCTCTTTGCGGTGTACCTGCTAATCTACGCTACGAGCAGTCAATTCAAACAACTTGATCTGATAAGTTATTCCCAGCAACGACGAGTCTCGCGACTCGGCCTGAAAGCTATATTTATTATTGGATTCGTTGCTCTTGGACCACCCCTCATCTACGTGATCTCGAGGCTTAGCATGTTCTCTGGGAGTGAAACGGTCCTTAGCGGTATCCCCTCAATATTGGAGCTACAACCACTATTTTTCGGTGCCGAGGCGGTACTGCTCACGCTTCTTTGTTTGTCTTTCGTGTTGCGGATCATTCGATGGGCGCGTCTTGAACAGGCGGTAACACTAGTATCGTATCTAGTTGTTCCATTCATCTTGACTATCTCCGTAACAACCACGTTCACGCTTGCCCCTAACGAGTTGGTTTTGAACCGATTCTTGGTCCACGTTCCCGGCTATAACGGATTTTCAATGGAACAATTGATTGGCATCGCAGCACTCTCATCTGGTCTCATCTTTGTCCTCTTATCAGTCGCTCTCACGACACTCTGGCTGAGTACGGGGGTTATTTACCGGCTTGAGTCCCGAGGGGTACCAGCAACTACAAGTGCGGGATTGTTCCTTGGGGCTGCACTATTAGGCTTTACTGGAGCATGGCCGCCAGTCGTTGCATGCTGTCTTATCGGATCCATCCTAACCTGGGATATACTCGAGAACGGTGTCACGCTAGGTGAGCAGCTCAACGGACGGTTCAACGCTATCCAGAATGAACTCGCTCATGGATTGGCAAGTGGTGCTGTCGGCGGTCTCGCGGTTGTCATCGCACTAGGGACATATTCAATCACAGTATCACTACAAAGTGGTAAAGCCCCATCACTCCTGATTCTCAGCCCGTTGCTGTTCGCCGGCGTCACATTTGCATTAGCACTCCGATATATCTAA
- a CDS encoding transposase produces MTTLPYSAKQVASNSPVKTVKHGEATSDFSTTLLWRRLLIQFPVVGSSQDLSARATEMQVRDLLHSLQNRGTAPHQQCATQERLNKYHDKTSTTITEKPSPPGYWGNRENGYELHGLVRNDLYTFDWNEKQSTLEFGVGKALKEKYGLGGRERLTLEVRGNPQWSGDDARLELVYDEAADVLRVTHPVRIRPDNIQKQRLDAFTHTLDSENMTHEAAIDIGANNTLTIVTTTGETAVYHARPEFERFHTVTEVIAELQSQLPDDQYTSKRIQRVYDERGEKRDHSRDAAVKHAADWLLERHVDTVYVGDLTDVLDTHWSAEVNEKTHSFWSHRQLVDRIELTFGDVGITVEEVSEADSSSQCPECGSSDVGRDGDSFRCHDCELDAHSDVVGAWNVLRSEVGPMARPAALSAERDRDAPESGAYWEWNGHDWIPASFGEQSCPGDQTSVGKPVSSQPG; encoded by the coding sequence ATGACTACGCTCCCATACTCGGCAAAGCAAGTTGCCAGCAACTCGCCCGTAAAAACAGTGAAGCATGGCGAAGCCACTTCCGACTTCTCAACAACGCTCTTGTGGCGGAGATTGTTGATACAGTTTCCCGTCGTCGGCTCGAGTCAAGACTTGTCCGCCAGAGCCACTGAGATGCAAGTTCGCGATCTACTGCACTCGCTGCAGAATCGCGGGACGGCTCCGCATCAACAATGTGCTACACAAGAGCGTCTCAACAAATACCACGACAAAACCAGCACCACCATCACGGAGAAACCCAGTCCACCCGGATACTGGGGTAATCGAGAAAACGGCTACGAACTTCACGGCCTCGTCAGAAACGACCTCTACACGTTCGACTGGAACGAAAAACAAAGTACACTAGAGTTCGGCGTCGGCAAAGCACTCAAAGAAAAATACGGCCTTGGAGGACGAGAGCGTCTCACGCTTGAAGTCCGAGGCAACCCACAATGGAGCGGTGACGATGCACGGTTAGAACTCGTCTATGACGAAGCGGCAGACGTGCTTCGTGTCACGCATCCGGTTCGCATTCGGCCAGACAACATACAGAAACAGCGACTGGATGCATTCACTCATACACTCGATTCCGAGAACATGACACATGAAGCCGCTATCGACATAGGTGCAAACAACACGCTTACCATCGTCACCACTACCGGCGAAACCGCCGTGTATCATGCCCGTCCAGAGTTTGAACGGTTCCACACCGTCACCGAAGTAATCGCTGAACTACAATCACAACTCCCTGACGATCAATACACGAGCAAACGCATTCAGCGTGTGTACGATGAGCGTGGGGAGAAGCGTGATCATAGTCGTGATGCTGCGGTGAAACATGCGGCTGACTGGCTATTAGAACGGCACGTTGATACAGTGTACGTTGGCGATCTAACTGACGTATTGGACACACATTGGTCGGCAGAGGTGAATGAGAAGACGCATTCGTTCTGGTCCCATCGCCAACTTGTAGACCGAATCGAACTCACGTTCGGTGATGTCGGTATCACTGTCGAAGAAGTAAGTGAGGCTGATTCAAGCAGTCAGTGTCCTGAGTGTGGAAGTAGTGATGTGGGTCGGGATGGTGACTCGTTCCGGTGCCATGACTGCGAATTAGATGCACATAGTGACGTAGTAGGGGCGTGGAACGTATTGCGGTCGGAAGTTGGGCCGATGGCACGGCCTGCCGCCCTCTCCGCTGAACGCGATAGGGACGCACCCGAATCAGGGGCGTACTGGGAGTGGAATGGGCATGACTGGATACCCGCGAGTTTTGGGGAACAGTCATGTCCAGGTGACCAAACCAGCGTCGGCAAACCCGTAAGTTCACAGCCGGGGTAG
- a CDS encoding DUF7342 family protein: MSESSRDGVQSWAESMMSARDRIRAVAETLREPRSVNWISEQADAAWSTTNEELQALVAQGQLRRVEAGETTRYQPDYTRLLFEEIRTLIEENTHEELRSELAAITEEIEEWQATYDVETWEELEQSLADGDLTSDELHERRDVITEMQEKAHGFSRVDESVTSETNHNSTALLQS, encoded by the coding sequence ATGTCCGAATCCTCGCGAGATGGGGTCCAGTCGTGGGCTGAGTCGATGATGAGCGCCCGCGACCGTATTCGAGCGGTCGCCGAGACGCTTCGTGAACCGCGGTCGGTCAACTGGATCAGCGAGCAGGCCGACGCTGCCTGGAGCACGACCAACGAGGAACTCCAAGCGCTCGTCGCCCAGGGCCAGCTGCGTCGCGTTGAGGCCGGCGAGACGACGCGCTACCAGCCGGACTACACGCGACTGCTCTTCGAGGAGATCCGCACGCTCATCGAGGAAAACACCCACGAGGAGCTGCGGAGCGAATTGGCCGCGATTACCGAAGAGATCGAGGAGTGGCAGGCGACCTACGACGTCGAGACGTGGGAGGAGCTCGAACAGTCGCTCGCCGATGGCGACCTCACAAGTGACGAACTTCACGAACGCCGTGACGTGATTACAGAAATGCAGGAGAAGGCCCACGGCTTTAGCCGTGTGGATGAATCCGTCACTTCTGAAACCAACCACAACTCTACAGCCCTCCTGCAATCCTGA
- a CDS encoding Fic family protein — MRPEDFGEGAPGEVEMVDGIFAFSPDPLPPDLDATHGLVDENGDAMHAVGQLSDLDTWLDSPEVILSPLIHREAVDSSNIEMTTRLTLSDIYRREAGEEPGQTATERADITEAQNYVEAITTGIEALRQGAALDRDLLCQLHEILLRGARGEKKNPGEFREDLVGIDQPGTPLSKARFVPTPPASIPYALRSLLQYIRSGPTYAPLVDLALIHYQFETIHPFQDGNGRLGRLLVMLALYKWELLPGPYLYPSSYFNANRDAYLDRLLAVSRDGAWTEWVSFFIQAIAEQGREAYTVARELLALRDRYREQYQGQGVVIRELLDFIIEHPYLTEPQAVDGLDRSQPAVNQAIRRLWDDDVLRETTGQQRNRRYEAPEVLEIVEPYNP; from the coding sequence ATGCGACCTGAAGACTTTGGTGAGGGCGCTCCGGGCGAGGTGGAGATGGTCGACGGCATCTTCGCATTCAGTCCCGACCCACTCCCCCCAGATCTTGACGCCACACACGGGCTGGTTGACGAGAACGGGGATGCGATGCATGCCGTGGGTCAGCTCTCCGATCTGGATACGTGGCTCGATTCGCCGGAGGTCATTCTGAGTCCCCTCATCCATCGTGAGGCTGTCGACTCCTCGAATATCGAGATGACGACGCGACTCACGCTCTCGGACATCTACCGGCGGGAAGCCGGCGAAGAGCCGGGACAGACGGCAACGGAACGTGCTGATATTACGGAAGCACAAAACTACGTCGAGGCAATTACGACTGGAATTGAAGCGCTCCGCCAGGGTGCTGCCTTGGATCGGGATTTACTGTGCCAGCTGCATGAAATCTTACTACGAGGTGCGCGCGGCGAAAAAAAGAACCCAGGAGAATTTCGTGAAGACCTTGTAGGGATTGATCAGCCGGGAACGCCGCTCAGCAAGGCCCGGTTCGTTCCGACACCACCGGCGAGTATTCCGTATGCACTCCGAAGCCTGCTCCAGTATATTCGGTCAGGACCTACGTACGCGCCGCTGGTCGACCTGGCGCTGATCCATTACCAATTCGAGACGATTCATCCATTTCAGGACGGCAACGGGCGGCTCGGTCGCCTTCTCGTGATGCTGGCGCTCTACAAGTGGGAACTGTTGCCCGGTCCGTATCTGTATCCGTCGTCGTATTTCAACGCGAACCGTGATGCCTACCTCGACAGGCTGCTGGCCGTGAGTCGTGACGGTGCCTGGACAGAGTGGGTGTCGTTTTTCATTCAGGCCATCGCCGAACAGGGACGTGAGGCATATACTGTCGCCCGAGAACTGCTCGCCCTGCGTGATCGTTATCGGGAGCAGTACCAAGGCCAGGGTGTCGTCATCCGCGAGCTCCTCGATTTCATCATCGAACACCCGTATCTCACCGAACCACAGGCAGTCGACGGGCTGGATCGATCACAACCGGCGGTCAATCAGGCCATCCGACGCCTCTGGGACGACGACGTGTTACGAGAGACAACTGGTCAACAACGAAACCGCCGATACGAAGCCCCTGAAGTCCTTGAGATCGTCGAACCGTACAATCCCTAA
- a CDS encoding AAA family ATPase has product MDSDKTMEAVLDAVSDVVVADEEFLKQILSGIVANGHILIEDVPGTGKTLTARSIATASGLSFKRIQFTPDLLPADVTGSYIFNEEHNTFEFREGPIFANVVLADEINRAPPKTQAALLEAMAEGQVTVDGKSHDLPSPFCVIATMNPVEQEGTFRLPEAQLDRFWLKTEIGYPDREGELSLLLARTERSNSIPTIEQVTTREQVLDLQAAAESVTVDEDLCRYILDIARATRSSRDVEIGVSPRGTQRLLEVARVWALINGRGYVIPHDIKTIAQPVLAHRLVLEPEAQARNIRKTEIIESALSTIEVPTTEELET; this is encoded by the coding sequence GTGGACTCGGATAAGACTATGGAAGCTGTACTTGATGCTGTTTCGGATGTAGTCGTTGCAGACGAGGAGTTTCTCAAGCAGATTCTTTCAGGGATCGTGGCGAATGGGCATATTCTGATTGAGGACGTCCCAGGAACAGGTAAGACGCTTACGGCTCGTAGCATCGCGACTGCGTCAGGCCTATCGTTCAAACGGATACAATTTACGCCTGATCTCTTGCCAGCAGACGTGACGGGTTCGTATATTTTCAACGAGGAGCATAACACATTCGAGTTCCGTGAAGGGCCTATCTTCGCAAACGTCGTGTTAGCAGATGAGATTAACCGTGCGCCGCCGAAGACGCAAGCAGCGCTTCTTGAAGCGATGGCGGAGGGTCAGGTGACTGTCGACGGCAAGAGTCACGATCTTCCATCACCGTTCTGCGTGATTGCAACAATGAATCCTGTCGAGCAGGAGGGAACGTTTAGGCTCCCGGAGGCCCAACTAGACCGGTTCTGGCTGAAAACAGAGATTGGATATCCTGATCGAGAAGGAGAATTGTCATTGTTACTGGCTCGTACTGAGCGAAGCAATTCGATACCAACCATAGAACAGGTAACTACCCGTGAACAGGTGCTTGATTTGCAGGCTGCGGCAGAGTCAGTCACCGTTGATGAAGATCTCTGTCGATACATCCTAGATATCGCACGGGCGACACGCTCCTCCAGGGATGTTGAGATTGGTGTCTCACCGCGCGGCACACAACGGTTGCTTGAGGTTGCCAGGGTCTGGGCGCTTATCAACGGTCGCGGCTATGTCATTCCTCATGATATAAAAACCATCGCTCAGCCAGTACTAGCCCACCGACTTGTTCTTGAACCAGAAGCGCAGGCGCGGAATATCCGTAAGACTGAAATCATCGAAAGTGCGCTGTCTACTATCGAGGTGCCGACAACAGAGGAATTGGAAACTTAG